A part of Antechinus flavipes isolate AdamAnt ecotype Samford, QLD, Australia chromosome 6, AdamAnt_v2, whole genome shotgun sequence genomic DNA contains:
- the RPL34 gene encoding 60S ribosomal protein L34 isoform X1, with translation MLHTLQASKKLKMVQRLTYRRRLSYNTASNKTRLSRTPGNRIVYLYTKKVGKAPKSACGVCPGRLRGVRAVRPKVLMRLSKTKKHVSRAYGGSMCAKCVRDRIKRAFLIEEQKIVVKVLKAQAQSQKSK, from the exons ATGCTACACACCTTGCAAGCTTCAAAG aaattaaaaatggttCAGCGTCTGACATATCGCCGTAGGCTGTCCTACAATACAGCTTCCAACAAAACTCGGCT GTCACGGACCCCAGGTAATAGAATTGTTTACCTTTATACCAAGAAAGTTGGAAAAGCACCAAAATCAGCCTGTGGTGTGTGCCCAGGAAGACTTAGAGGT GTTCGTGCAGTGAGACCTAAAGTTCTTATGAGgctttcaaagacaaaaaagcatGTCAGCAGAGCTTATGGTGGCTCCATGTGTGCTAAATGTGTACGTGACAG GATCAAGCGGGCTTTCCTCATTGAAGAGCAGAAAATTGTCGTGAAGGTGTTGAAGGCACAAGCACAAAGTcaaaagagtaaataa
- the RPL34 gene encoding 60S ribosomal protein L34 isoform X2 yields the protein MVQRLTYRRRLSYNTASNKTRLSRTPGNRIVYLYTKKVGKAPKSACGVCPGRLRGVRAVRPKVLMRLSKTKKHVSRAYGGSMCAKCVRDRIKRAFLIEEQKIVVKVLKAQAQSQKSK from the exons atggttCAGCGTCTGACATATCGCCGTAGGCTGTCCTACAATACAGCTTCCAACAAAACTCGGCT GTCACGGACCCCAGGTAATAGAATTGTTTACCTTTATACCAAGAAAGTTGGAAAAGCACCAAAATCAGCCTGTGGTGTGTGCCCAGGAAGACTTAGAGGT GTTCGTGCAGTGAGACCTAAAGTTCTTATGAGgctttcaaagacaaaaaagcatGTCAGCAGAGCTTATGGTGGCTCCATGTGTGCTAAATGTGTACGTGACAG GATCAAGCGGGCTTTCCTCATTGAAGAGCAGAAAATTGTCGTGAAGGTGTTGAAGGCACAAGCACAAAGTcaaaagagtaaataa